One Gemmatimonadaceae bacterium DNA segment encodes these proteins:
- a CDS encoding fumarate reductase/succinate dehydrogenase flavoprotein subunit: MELKSKIPSGPLEQKWDAHRFGMKLVNPANKRKYHVIVVGAGLAGASASATMSELGYQVSCFVYHDSPRRAHSIAAQGGINAAKNYQNDGDSIRRLFYDTIKGGDFRAREANVYRLAQCSVNIIDQCVAQGVPFAREYGGLLTNRSFGGAQVSRTFYARGQTGQQLLLGAYQALEKQVGKGAVTMHTLTEMVDLIVVDGVARGIVARDLRTGKISSHLADAVVLATGGYGNVFFLSTNAKQSNVTATWRAYKRGAAFANPCFTQIHPTCIPQAGDHQSKLTLMSESLRNDGRCWAPVRKGDTRNPRDIPESERDYYLERKYPSFGNLAPRDIASRAAKEVCDEGRGVGDTGLGVYLDFADSITRLGEHAIRERYGNLFEMYERITDENPYKQPMRIYPAVHYTMGGTWVDYNLMSTIPGLHVLGEANFSDHGANRLGASALMQGLADGYFVIPVTIGDYLAQAKLAPVTADHPEVKAAEAASNARMKQLVGIKGKRATDSFHRDLGKIMWEKCGMARNTASLTSAIQDIGALKEEFWRNLNVPGSDADLNQALEKANRVADFLELGELMCRDALEREESCGGHFRTEYQTPDGEALRNDDQFAHVAAWQYNGESAAPTRLVEPLTFENVQLSQRSYK; this comes from the coding sequence ATGGAACTGAAGTCCAAGATCCCGTCGGGTCCACTCGAGCAGAAGTGGGATGCGCACCGCTTCGGCATGAAGCTCGTGAACCCGGCCAACAAGCGGAAGTACCACGTGATCGTGGTGGGCGCGGGGCTGGCCGGCGCGTCGGCCTCGGCCACGATGTCGGAGCTCGGCTACCAGGTGTCGTGCTTCGTGTACCACGACTCGCCGCGGCGCGCGCACTCGATCGCGGCGCAGGGCGGCATCAACGCGGCCAAGAACTACCAGAACGACGGCGACTCCATCCGCCGGCTCTTCTACGACACGATCAAGGGCGGCGACTTCCGCGCCCGTGAGGCGAACGTCTACCGCCTCGCCCAGTGCTCGGTGAACATCATCGACCAGTGCGTGGCGCAGGGCGTGCCATTCGCGCGGGAGTACGGCGGCCTGCTGACCAACCGCTCGTTCGGGGGCGCGCAGGTGAGCCGCACCTTCTACGCCCGCGGGCAGACAGGCCAGCAGCTCCTGCTCGGCGCCTACCAGGCACTCGAGAAGCAGGTCGGGAAGGGCGCCGTCACCATGCACACGCTGACGGAGATGGTGGACCTCATCGTCGTCGACGGCGTCGCCCGCGGCATCGTCGCGCGCGACCTGCGCACGGGGAAGATCTCGTCGCACCTCGCCGATGCGGTGGTGCTCGCGACCGGCGGCTACGGCAACGTGTTCTTCCTCTCGACGAACGCGAAGCAGTCGAACGTGACGGCCACCTGGCGCGCCTACAAGCGCGGCGCGGCGTTCGCCAACCCCTGCTTCACGCAGATCCACCCCACGTGCATCCCGCAGGCCGGCGACCACCAGTCGAAGCTCACGCTGATGTCGGAGTCGCTGCGCAACGACGGTCGCTGCTGGGCACCGGTCAGGAAGGGCGACACGCGCAACCCGCGCGACATCCCCGAGTCCGAGCGCGACTACTACCTCGAGCGCAAGTACCCGAGCTTCGGCAACCTGGCGCCGCGTGACATCGCCAGCCGCGCCGCGAAGGAGGTCTGCGACGAGGGCCGCGGCGTCGGTGACACCGGCCTCGGCGTCTACCTCGACTTCGCCGACTCGATCACGCGGCTGGGCGAGCACGCGATCCGCGAGCGGTACGGCAACCTGTTCGAGATGTACGAGCGCATCACGGACGAGAACCCGTACAAGCAGCCGATGCGCATCTACCCGGCCGTGCACTACACGATGGGCGGCACCTGGGTGGACTACAACCTGATGAGCACCATTCCCGGCCTGCACGTGCTGGGCGAGGCGAACTTCTCCGACCACGGCGCCAACCGCCTCGGCGCCAGTGCGCTGATGCAGGGCCTGGCCGACGGGTACTTCGTGATCCCGGTGACCATCGGCGACTACCTGGCACAGGCGAAGCTCGCGCCGGTGACGGCCGACCATCCGGAGGTGAAGGCGGCCGAGGCGGCGTCGAACGCCCGGATGAAGCAGCTCGTCGGGATCAAGGGGAAGCGCGCGACCGACAGCTTCCACCGCGACCTCGGCAAGATCATGTGGGAGAAGTGCGGCATGGCGCGCAACACCGCGTCGCTCACCTCGGCCATCCAGGACATCGGGGCGCTGAAGGAGGAGTTCTGGCGCAACCTCAACGTGCCGGGCAGTGACGCGGACCTCAACCAGGCGCTGGAGAAGGCCAACCGCGTCGCCGACTTCCTCGAGCTGGGGGAACTGATGTGCCGCGATGCCCTCGAGCGCGAGGAGAGCTGCGGCGGCCACTTCCGCACCGAGTACCAGACGCCCGACGGCGAGGCGCTGCGCAACGACGACCAGTTCGCGCACGTGGCCGCGTGGCAGTACA
- a CDS encoding succinate dehydrogenase cytochrome b subunit → MNTVLTFWRSTIGKKVVMGATGLIGLGFVLGHMVGNLQAFSGAEKLDAYGALLHGPLHEVVLLARVVLIAAVVLHVTAAWQLTMISRAARPVDYAARQPQVSTLASRTLRYGGVLLLVFIVFHILHFTVGSVHPDFVEGQVYRNLVTGFAVKWVAVFYLVAMLALGMHLYHGAWSSMRTLGLARPSAAPLKRYLPVVLAVVITCGFAAIPLAFLLGVLQ, encoded by the coding sequence ATGAACACGGTGTTGACGTTCTGGCGCTCCACCATCGGCAAGAAGGTGGTGATGGGCGCGACGGGGCTGATCGGTCTCGGCTTCGTGCTCGGCCACATGGTCGGCAACCTGCAGGCCTTCTCGGGGGCAGAGAAGCTCGACGCGTACGGCGCGCTGCTGCATGGCCCGCTGCACGAGGTGGTGCTGCTGGCGCGCGTGGTGCTCATCGCGGCGGTGGTGCTGCACGTGACGGCGGCCTGGCAGCTCACGATGATCTCCCGCGCCGCGCGCCCGGTGGACTACGCCGCGCGCCAGCCGCAGGTGAGCACGCTGGCCTCGCGGACGCTGCGGTACGGCGGCGTGCTGCTGCTCGTCTTCATCGTCTTCCACATCCTGCACTTCACCGTCGGCAGCGTCCATCCCGACTTCGTCGAGGGGCAGGTCTACCGGAACCTCGTAACCGGCTTCGCGGTGAAGTGGGTGGCCGTGTTCTACCTCGTGGCGATGCTCGCACTGGGCATGCACCTGTACCACGGCGCCTGGAGCTCGATGCGCACGCTGGGCCTGGCCCGGCCGAGCGCCGCACCGCTGAAGCGGTACCTGCCGGTGGTGCTGGCGGTGGTGATCACTTGCGGCTTCGCGGCAATTCCGCTGGCCTTCCTTCTCGGCGTACTCCAGTAG
- the mdh gene encoding malate dehydrogenase, translating into MVNKITVVGAGNVGATAAQRIAEKELARQVVMVDVAEGVPQGKGLDQYQSAPIEGFDARVIGTNGYEESAGSDIVVITAGIPRKPGMSRDDLVNTNAGIMKAVCTQVKATSPGAIVIVVSNPLDVMCYVAKEVTGFPRERVIGMAGVLDTARYCAFLAMAMDVSVKDIRAMVLGGHGDTMVPLVSYTSVSGIPVTQLLDKPTLDAIVQRTRDGGAEIVKYLKTGSAYYAPSAGAVQMVEAIVNDQKRILPCAAWLDGEYGMSGLYLGVPCKLGRAGLEKVIEVELTSDERAALEKSAQAVREPMAALTI; encoded by the coding sequence ATGGTGAACAAGATCACGGTCGTGGGCGCTGGCAACGTCGGCGCCACGGCCGCACAGCGCATCGCCGAGAAGGAACTGGCCCGTCAGGTGGTGATGGTGGACGTGGCCGAGGGCGTGCCGCAGGGCAAGGGACTGGACCAGTACCAGAGCGCGCCGATCGAGGGCTTCGACGCCCGCGTGATCGGCACCAACGGCTACGAGGAGTCGGCCGGCAGCGACATCGTGGTGATCACCGCCGGCATCCCGCGCAAGCCGGGTATGTCGCGGGATGACCTTGTGAACACGAACGCCGGCATCATGAAGGCGGTCTGCACGCAGGTGAAGGCGACCTCGCCCGGCGCGATCGTGATCGTGGTGTCGAACCCGCTCGACGTGATGTGCTACGTCGCGAAGGAAGTGACCGGGTTCCCGCGCGAGCGGGTGATCGGCATGGCGGGGGTGCTGGACACGGCGCGCTACTGTGCCTTCCTCGCGATGGCGATGGACGTGTCGGTGAAGGACATTCGCGCGATGGTGCTGGGCGGCCACGGCGACACGATGGTGCCGCTGGTGAGCTACACGTCGGTGAGCGGCATCCCGGTGACGCAGCTGCTGGACAAGCCGACGCTGGACGCGATCGTGCAGCGCACGCGCGACGGTGGTGCGGAGATCGTGAAGTACCTCAAGACCGGCTCGGCGTACTACGCACCCTCGGCGGGTGCGGTGCAGATGGTCGAGGCGATCGTGAACGACCAGAAGCGTATCCTGCCCTGCGCCGCCTGGCTGGACGGCGAGTACGGGATGTCGGGACTGTACCTAGGCGTGCCGTGCAAGCTCGGGCGCGCGGGACTGGAGAAGGTCATCGAGGTGGAGCTCACGTCGGACGAGCGTGCCGCGCTGGAGAAGAGCGCGCAGGCTGTCCGCGAACCGATGGCCGCGCTCACGATCTGA
- the moaA gene encoding GTP 3',8-cyclase MoaA encodes MTQVTLRDQFGRGIEYLRISVTDRCNFRCTYCMPVDGLAWLPKQDILSYEEITAVVRQLAPLGLRRIRLTGGEPTIRPQLASLVRLLRDVPEVEDIALSTNGVRLPELAGALRDAGLDRLNMSADSLRPARITAIARRDLAFDPVQSLLAAERAGLAPIKVNVVVMRGVNDDEVLDFARLTLDHPWHVRFIELMPVGDMRELTWAHVVPAAEILDRIAALGALQPDTGPVRGNGPAAYHRLAGAAGTVGVITPMTHTYCGTCNRVRLTADGRLRTCLFGDHEVALREPLRAGAPLEPLFREALAGKPKEHALLQMQVGGLRALSQVGG; translated from the coding sequence GTGACGCAGGTCACGCTGCGCGACCAGTTCGGGCGGGGCATCGAGTACCTGCGCATCTCCGTCACCGATCGGTGCAACTTCCGGTGCACGTACTGCATGCCGGTCGACGGGCTGGCGTGGCTGCCGAAGCAGGACATCCTCTCCTACGAGGAGATCACGGCGGTGGTGCGCCAGCTGGCGCCGCTCGGCCTGCGGCGCATCCGGCTGACCGGCGGTGAGCCGACGATCCGCCCCCAGCTCGCGTCGCTGGTGCGTTTGCTGCGTGACGTGCCCGAGGTGGAGGACATCGCACTCTCCACCAACGGTGTGCGGCTCCCCGAGCTGGCCGGGGCCCTGCGTGATGCCGGCCTCGATCGCCTCAACATGAGTGCCGACAGCCTGCGTCCGGCGCGGATCACGGCGATCGCGCGACGGGACCTGGCGTTCGATCCCGTGCAGTCGCTGCTGGCCGCGGAGCGCGCGGGGCTGGCACCGATCAAGGTGAACGTGGTGGTGATGCGCGGGGTGAACGACGACGAGGTGCTGGATTTCGCGCGACTCACCCTGGACCATCCGTGGCACGTGCGCTTCATCGAGCTGATGCCGGTGGGCGACATGCGCGAGCTGACCTGGGCGCACGTGGTGCCTGCGGCCGAGATCCTGGACCGGATCGCGGCGCTGGGCGCGCTGCAGCCGGATACCGGGCCCGTGCGCGGGAACGGGCCGGCCGCCTATCACCGGCTGGCGGGGGCGGCCGGCACGGTGGGCGTGATCACGCCGATGACGCACACCTACTGCGGCACCTGCAACCGGGTGCGCCTGACGGCGGACGGGCGGCTCCGCACCTGCCTCTTCGGGGACCATGAGGTGGCGCTGCGGGAGCCGCTGCGCGCGGGCGCCCCGCTGGAGCCCCTGTTCCGCGAGGCACTCGCGGGGAAGCCGAAGGAGCATGCGCTGCTGCAGATGCAGGTGGGCGGACTGCGGGCACTCAGCCAGGTCGGCGGCTGA
- a CDS encoding molybdenum cofactor biosynthesis protein MoaE: protein MIRTAIVTAPIRAAELLAEVTTAATGATTLFLGTVRDVNDGCAVTGIEYSAYTAMAQDELARIAGEAAGRFPGVRIAVEHRVGTLGLTDVSVAIAVAHARRAPALEAQRFVIEALKVRVPIWKREHYVDGDRRWVDPTAASAVTDGVAR from the coding sequence GTGATCCGCACGGCCATCGTCACGGCGCCGATCCGCGCCGCGGAGCTGCTGGCCGAGGTGACCACTGCGGCCACCGGGGCCACCACGCTGTTCCTCGGCACCGTGCGCGACGTGAACGACGGTTGCGCCGTGACGGGCATCGAGTACAGCGCCTACACCGCGATGGCGCAGGATGAACTCGCGCGCATCGCGGGTGAGGCGGCCGGGCGCTTTCCCGGCGTGCGCATCGCGGTCGAGCACCGCGTCGGCACCCTTGGCCTCACCGACGTGAGCGTCGCGATCGCCGTCGCCCATGCGCGTCGTGCACCGGCGCTCGAGGCGCAGCGCTTCGTGATCGAGGCGCTGAAGGTGCGCGTGCCGATCTGGAAGCGTGAGCACTACGTGGACGGTGACCGGCGGTGGGTGGACCCGACGGCGGCGTCGGCCGTCACCGATGGGGTGGCACGGTGA
- a CDS encoding MoaD/ThiS family protein, whose translation MTQLQVLLFASYADAFGGSAVTISVAEPATVEDVVAALRALPGGASLPSRPLVAVDRRYVPGAVPVHAGQEIALIPPVAGG comes from the coding sequence ATGACCCAGCTGCAGGTCCTGCTCTTCGCCTCGTATGCCGATGCCTTCGGTGGCAGCGCTGTGACCATCTCGGTCGCTGAGCCCGCCACGGTCGAGGACGTCGTCGCGGCGTTGCGCGCACTGCCTGGGGGGGCGAGCCTGCCGTCGCGTCCGCTCGTGGCCGTCGACCGGCGCTACGTCCCGGGGGCCGTCCCTGTGCACGCCGGCCAGGAGATCGCACTCATTCCACCGGTGGCCGGCGGGTGA
- a CDS encoding integration host factor subunit beta, whose protein sequence is MTKADLVERVTEQISRTAGPLISKKDCARVVDAFLDAIKDAMKDQKNIEVRGFGTFKIRQRKTRMARNPRTGEPVEVSARPVPVFKPSKELRAMVAGEEVPEGGFAEDDDDYDD, encoded by the coding sequence ATGACGAAAGCCGATCTGGTGGAGCGGGTCACCGAGCAGATTTCTCGCACGGCCGGACCGCTGATTTCCAAGAAGGATTGCGCGCGGGTCGTGGATGCATTCCTCGACGCCATCAAGGACGCAATGAAGGACCAGAAGAACATCGAGGTTCGCGGATTCGGCACCTTCAAGATCCGCCAGCGGAAGACGCGGATGGCGCGTAATCCGCGCACGGGTGAACCGGTCGAGGTCTCGGCGCGCCCGGTCCCGGTGTTCAAGCCGTCGAAGGAACTGCGCGCGATGGTCGCCGGTGAGGAAGTGCCGGAAGGCGGGTTCGCCGAGGACGACGACGACTACGACGATTAA